A genome region from Prionailurus viverrinus isolate Anna chromosome A3, UM_Priviv_1.0, whole genome shotgun sequence includes the following:
- the TBC1D20 gene encoding TBC1 domain family member 20 isoform X1, whose protein sequence is MALRSAQGDGPTSSRWDGGAEKTDFTAKRKKKVAEIYQALNSDPTDVAALRRMAISEGGLLTDEIRQKVWPKLLNVNTNDPPPISGKDLRQVSKDYQQVLLDVRRSLRRFPPGMPEEQREGLQEELIDIILLILERNPQLHYYQGYHDIVVTFLLVVGEGLATSLVEKLSTHHLRDFMDPTMDNTKHILNCLMPIIDQVNPELHDFMQSAEVGTIFALSWLITWFGHVLSDFRHVVRLYDFFLACHPLMPIYFAAVIVLHREQEVLDCDCDMASVHHLLSQIPQDLPYETLISRAGDLFVQFPPSKLALDAAAQQQAEKTAASTFKDFELASAQQRPDTVLRQRFRGLLRPEERTKDVLTKPRTNHFVKLAVMGLTVALGAAALAVVKSALEWAPKFQLQLFP, encoded by the exons ATGGCCCTTCGGAGTGCGCAAGGCGACGGCCCCACCTCCAGCCGCTGGGACGGCGGCGCCGAGAAGACAG ACTTCActgccaaaaggaaaaagaaagtggcaGAGATTTACCAGGCTCTGAACAGTGATCCCACTGATGTGGCTGCCCTTAGACGCATGGCTATCAGTGAAGGAGGGCTCCTGACTGATGAGATCAGGCAGAAAGTGTGGCCCAAGCTCCTCAATGTCAATACCAATGACCCACCTCCTATATCAG GGAAGGACCTGCGGCAGGTGAGCAAGGACTACCAGCAAGTGCTGCTGGACGTCCGCCGGTCCTTACGGCGCTTCCCGCCCG GCATGccagaggaacagagggaggggctgcaggaggaGCTGATCGACATCATCCTGCTCATCTTGGAGCGCAACCCCCAGCTGCACTACTATCAGGGCTACCATGACATCGTGGTCACGTTTCTGCTGGTGGTCGGCGAGGGGCTGGCGACATCTCTGGTAGAAAAATTGTCCACCCACCACCTCAG GGATTTCATGGACCCCACAATGGACAACACCAAGCACATATTAAACTGTCTGATGCCCATCATCGACCAGGTGAATCCAGAGCTCCACGACTTCATGCAGAG TGCCGAGGTGGGAACCATCTTTGCCCTCAGCTGGCTCATCACCTGGTTTGGGCATGTCCTGTCTGACTTCAGGCACGTTGTGCGGTTATACGACTTCTTCCTCGCCTGCCACCCGCTGATGCCCATTTACTTTGCCGCCGTG ATCGTGTTGCATCGAGAGCAGGAGGTCCTGGATTGCGACTGCGACATGGCCTCGGTCCACCACCTGTTGTCCCAGATCCCTCAGGACCTGCCCTACGAGACACTGATCAGTAGAGCCGGAGACCTGTTCGTTCAGTTTCCCCCGTCCAAGCTGGCTCTGGATGCAGCTGCCCAGCAGCAGGCCGAGAA GACGGCAGCCTCTACCTTCAAAGACTTCGAGCTGGCGTCGGCCCAGCAGAGGCCTGACACGGTGCTGCGGCAGCGGTTTCGGGGCCTTCTGCGGCCTGAGGAGCGAACGAAAGATGTCCTGACCAAACCAAGGACCAACCACTTTGTGAAACTGGCGGTGATGGGGCTGACGGTGGCGCTCGGAGCGGCCGCCCTGGCCGTGGTGAAGAGCGCCCTGGAGTGGGCCCCGAAGTTTCAACTGCAGCTCTTCCCCTAG
- the TBC1D20 gene encoding TBC1 domain family member 20 isoform X2 gives MAISEGGLLTDEIRQKVWPKLLNVNTNDPPPISGKDLRQVSKDYQQVLLDVRRSLRRFPPGMPEEQREGLQEELIDIILLILERNPQLHYYQGYHDIVVTFLLVVGEGLATSLVEKLSTHHLRDFMDPTMDNTKHILNCLMPIIDQVNPELHDFMQSAEVGTIFALSWLITWFGHVLSDFRHVVRLYDFFLACHPLMPIYFAAVIVLHREQEVLDCDCDMASVHHLLSQIPQDLPYETLISRAGDLFVQFPPSKLALDAAAQQQAEKTAASTFKDFELASAQQRPDTVLRQRFRGLLRPEERTKDVLTKPRTNHFVKLAVMGLTVALGAAALAVVKSALEWAPKFQLQLFP, from the exons ATGGCTATCAGTGAAGGAGGGCTCCTGACTGATGAGATCAGGCAGAAAGTGTGGCCCAAGCTCCTCAATGTCAATACCAATGACCCACCTCCTATATCAG GGAAGGACCTGCGGCAGGTGAGCAAGGACTACCAGCAAGTGCTGCTGGACGTCCGCCGGTCCTTACGGCGCTTCCCGCCCG GCATGccagaggaacagagggaggggctgcaggaggaGCTGATCGACATCATCCTGCTCATCTTGGAGCGCAACCCCCAGCTGCACTACTATCAGGGCTACCATGACATCGTGGTCACGTTTCTGCTGGTGGTCGGCGAGGGGCTGGCGACATCTCTGGTAGAAAAATTGTCCACCCACCACCTCAG GGATTTCATGGACCCCACAATGGACAACACCAAGCACATATTAAACTGTCTGATGCCCATCATCGACCAGGTGAATCCAGAGCTCCACGACTTCATGCAGAG TGCCGAGGTGGGAACCATCTTTGCCCTCAGCTGGCTCATCACCTGGTTTGGGCATGTCCTGTCTGACTTCAGGCACGTTGTGCGGTTATACGACTTCTTCCTCGCCTGCCACCCGCTGATGCCCATTTACTTTGCCGCCGTG ATCGTGTTGCATCGAGAGCAGGAGGTCCTGGATTGCGACTGCGACATGGCCTCGGTCCACCACCTGTTGTCCCAGATCCCTCAGGACCTGCCCTACGAGACACTGATCAGTAGAGCCGGAGACCTGTTCGTTCAGTTTCCCCCGTCCAAGCTGGCTCTGGATGCAGCTGCCCAGCAGCAGGCCGAGAA GACGGCAGCCTCTACCTTCAAAGACTTCGAGCTGGCGTCGGCCCAGCAGAGGCCTGACACGGTGCTGCGGCAGCGGTTTCGGGGCCTTCTGCGGCCTGAGGAGCGAACGAAAGATGTCCTGACCAAACCAAGGACCAACCACTTTGTGAAACTGGCGGTGATGGGGCTGACGGTGGCGCTCGGAGCGGCCGCCCTGGCCGTGGTGAAGAGCGCCCTGGAGTGGGCCCCGAAGTTTCAACTGCAGCTCTTCCCCTAG